CACAGGATCAACTGCATCAACTGCCGCACCTGGTCGCCCGAGAGCTTCTTGGATTCGAACAGCTTCGCATCAGGCGTCACGCCGCCGGCAAAGAAGAACCCGGCCAACGGGGCGATCTGGCTGAACGTCTCGACCCTGCCCTGCACGTGCGGCGCGATCTTCATCATGTATTCGGGGTTGAATGCCCACTTCTGCACGCGAGCGGCGAATTCTTCAACCGGCAAGTCGCGCAGCCACTGGCCGTTGAGCCAGGATAGCTTTTCGACGTCGAAGATCGGCCCACCCAGGGAAACACGGGACAGGTCGAAGTGCTCGACCATTTCCTGCAGGGAGAACTTCTCGCGCTCGTCCGGCATCGACCAGCCCATGCGTCCCAGGTAGTTGAGCATCGCCTCGGGCATGAAGCCCATGCGCTCGTAGAACGTCACCGAGGTCGGGTTCTTGCGCTTGGACAGCTTGCTCTTGTCCGGGTTACGCAGCAGCGGCATGTAGCACAGCTGCGGTTGCTCCCAGCCGAAGTATTCGTAGAGCAGGATCAGTTTCGGCGCCGACGGCAGCCATTCTTCACCGCGCAGGACGTGGGTGATGCCCATCAGGTGGTCGTCGACCACGTTGGCCAGGAAGTACGTCGGCAGGCCGTCGGTCTTCATCAGCACTTGCATGTCCATGCGATCCCACGGGATCTCGACATCGCCACGCAGCATGTCTGGCACCACGCAGACGCCTTCGCTCGGCACCTTCATGCGGATCACGTGGGGCTCGCCAGCGGCCAGGCGACGGGCGACTTCTTCCTTGGACAGCAGCAGCGCGCGGCCGTCGTAGCGCGGGGTTTCGCCACGGGCAATCTGCTCGGCGCGCATCTGGTCGAGCTCTTCGGCGGTGCAGAAGCACGGGAATGCGTGCCCCATGTCCACCAGTTGCTGGCAGTACTGCTTGTAGATCTCG
This genomic interval from Pseudomonas alvandae contains the following:
- the gltX gene encoding glutamate--tRNA ligase codes for the protein MTTVRTRIAPSPTGDPHVGTAYIALFNYCFAKQHGGEFILRIEDTDQLRSTRESEQQIFDALRWLGIDWSEGPDVGGPHGPYRQSERGEIYKQYCQQLVDMGHAFPCFCTAEELDQMRAEQIARGETPRYDGRALLLSKEEVARRLAAGEPHVIRMKVPSEGVCVVPDMLRGDVEIPWDRMDMQVLMKTDGLPTYFLANVVDDHLMGITHVLRGEEWLPSAPKLILLYEYFGWEQPQLCYMPLLRNPDKSKLSKRKNPTSVTFYERMGFMPEAMLNYLGRMGWSMPDEREKFSLQEMVEHFDLSRVSLGGPIFDVEKLSWLNGQWLRDLPVEEFAARVQKWAFNPEYMMKIAPHVQGRVETFSQIAPLAGFFFAGGVTPDAKLFESKKLSGDQVRQLMQLILWKLESLRQWEKDSITATIQAVVESLELKLRDAMPLMFAAITGQASSVSVLDAMEILGPDLTRFRLRQAIDLLGGVSKKENKEWEKLLGAIA